From a region of the Paenibacillus sp. FSL R10-2734 genome:
- the helD gene encoding RNA polymerase recycling motor HelD, giving the protein MGNHENEWKEEQLRVDDVTKLLSAHIRRLSEELGLHRSDVVDMRKDFWEEVTVNFSSPDDLGETSTSLRQQSQILNERERHHLQSSKALKKYKKLLVSPYFGRIDFTEKPNGETEKIYLGIGSLMEDDGTFLIYDWRAPISSLYYDGAPGPAAYETPGGLVSGTMDLKRQFVIADGVIEVMFDTGVTIGDELLQQVLSHSADDRMKSIVATIQKEQNAIIRNDKSRMLVVQGAAGSGKTSAALQRVAYLLYKYREVLQADQMLLFSPNPLFNSYVSTVLPELGEENMQQTTFQMYLEHRLGHEFQLEDVFSQTESLLNAPDGPEVAIRREGIAYKSSVPFLDVIRRYATMLEHEGMLFKPLMFQGRAVVTKEEMERHFYAYDPAIKLANRVDLMTRWLLKKIADFSHEERNGSWVEDQIELLDSSDYHRAYQMLRRKKKATQDSFDDFDTEKEVLSRYVVSQRLKPLRGWTKRGRFVDVKGLYSTLFTDRELMERLNGVYPLPEVWDEICEQTLESIVVNELAYEDATPFLYLKELSQGFRTNTLIRHVIVDEVQDYSPFQLEFMRRLFPRAKMTVLGDLNQAIYAQGEVLGDLSGLVSIYGEENTEVISLTRSYRSTYEIVEFTRAMIPGGERIVPFNRRGEEPQLSVVSSEEELLNAVEIDIRNLQSKGYHYVAVICKTAEESARVYAELHSKLPVRLVTKETPNFQKGTLVLPAYLAKGVEFDAVIIYDGSAERYGRESERKLFYTACTRAMHLLHIFSLGEPNRFLPSVEANTMIANSL; this is encoded by the coding sequence GTGGGGAATCATGAAAATGAGTGGAAAGAGGAACAACTGCGAGTAGACGACGTGACTAAGCTTTTGTCTGCTCATATCCGGCGTTTATCAGAGGAACTTGGACTTCATCGCAGTGATGTGGTGGATATGCGGAAAGACTTCTGGGAAGAAGTAACGGTAAACTTCAGCAGCCCAGATGATTTGGGGGAAACTTCAACAAGTCTCCGCCAACAGTCCCAAATTTTGAATGAACGGGAACGCCATCACTTACAGTCGAGCAAGGCTCTAAAAAAATATAAAAAGCTGCTCGTCTCTCCATACTTTGGGCGTATTGATTTTACAGAAAAACCAAATGGTGAAACGGAAAAGATCTATCTAGGGATTGGATCATTAATGGAGGATGATGGCACCTTCTTGATTTATGACTGGCGGGCGCCCATATCGAGCTTGTATTATGACGGAGCTCCTGGCCCCGCAGCCTATGAAACACCTGGAGGTCTCGTTTCCGGCACGATGGATCTTAAGCGACAGTTTGTGATTGCTGATGGTGTTATTGAAGTCATGTTTGATACCGGTGTAACGATCGGCGATGAGTTACTCCAGCAGGTGCTTAGCCATAGTGCTGATGACCGAATGAAGAGTATCGTAGCTACCATCCAGAAAGAGCAAAATGCCATTATCCGCAACGATAAAAGCCGAATGCTGGTTGTTCAGGGTGCCGCGGGGAGCGGGAAAACTTCAGCTGCTTTGCAGCGGGTAGCTTATCTTTTGTATAAATATCGTGAAGTTCTGCAAGCAGACCAGATGCTGTTGTTCTCGCCGAACCCGCTGTTTAACAGCTATGTTTCTACAGTGCTCCCAGAGCTAGGTGAAGAAAATATGCAGCAAACTACCTTTCAAATGTATCTGGAACATCGTCTTGGACATGAATTCCAGCTGGAAGATGTCTTTAGTCAGACTGAAAGTCTTCTTAACGCTCCTGATGGTCCTGAAGTGGCTATTCGCAGAGAAGGCATCGCATATAAATCATCCGTACCTTTTCTCGATGTGATTCGTCGCTATGCTACGATGCTTGAGCATGAGGGAATGCTTTTCAAACCCTTAATGTTTCAGGGGAGGGCTGTAGTCACTAAAGAAGAGATGGAACGCCATTTCTACGCCTATGATCCAGCCATTAAGCTTGCGAACCGTGTAGACCTGATGACACGTTGGCTGCTCAAGAAAATCGCTGATTTTAGCCATGAGGAAAGAAATGGTTCTTGGGTTGAAGATCAAATTGAGTTACTGGACTCCAGTGATTACCATCGTGCGTATCAGATGTTGCGACGTAAGAAGAAAGCCACGCAGGATAGTTTTGACGATTTTGATACTGAAAAAGAAGTGCTTTCCCGTTATGTAGTCAGTCAACGATTGAAACCACTGCGCGGGTGGACTAAGCGAGGCCGTTTTGTGGATGTTAAGGGATTGTACAGTACACTCTTTACTGACCGCGAGCTTATGGAACGCCTCAACGGTGTTTATCCGCTTCCGGAAGTCTGGGATGAGATCTGTGAGCAAACGCTGGAATCTATTGTGGTGAACGAGCTCGCCTATGAAGATGCTACTCCATTCCTTTATTTGAAGGAGCTAAGCCAAGGCTTCCGAACCAACACGCTGATTCGTCATGTGATTGTCGATGAGGTACAAGACTATTCACCTTTCCAATTAGAGTTCATGCGCCGTTTATTTCCAAGGGCTAAAATGACCGTATTGGGTGATCTGAATCAGGCGATCTATGCACAAGGTGAGGTGCTTGGTGATTTGTCAGGTTTGGTAAGCATTTATGGTGAAGAAAATACAGAAGTGATCTCGTTAACCCGAAGCTATCGTTCCACTTATGAAATTGTGGAATTTACGCGGGCAATGATTCCTGGAGGGGAACGGATTGTGCCGTTTAATCGGCGAGGGGAAGAGCCTCAGCTAAGTGTGGTGTCCAGCGAGGAGGAGCTTCTGAATGCAGTTGAAATAGATATTCGGAATCTTCAATCCAAGGGGTATCATTATGTAGCTGTCATCTGTAAAACAGCAGAGGAAAGCGCACGAGTTTATGCTGAACTACATAGTAAGCTGCCAGTAAGACTCGTTACGAAGGAAACACCAAATTTCCAGAAGGGAACATTGGTATTACCTGCTTATTTAGCTAAAGGTGTGGAGTTTGATGCTGTCATTATCTATGATGGTTCAGCTGAACGATATGGCAGAGAAAGTGAGCGTAAGCTGTTCTATACAGCTTGCACTCGGGCCATGCACTTGCTGCATATTTTTAGTCTAGGAGAACCGAACCGATTCCTTCCATCCGTAGAAGCGAATACCATGATTGCAAATTCGCTGTAA
- a CDS encoding aromatic acid exporter family protein: protein MAFGARIFKTGMAVTLALYLAELLHFPSSVGAAIAAIFAMQPSIYRSWRYFLDQLTTTTMGAVLALLGGMLLSNSPIAVGLVCILVIMISMKINRADTISLTLVTVITVMEASGEWQFALDRFLLTLTGIVSAFLINIIVVPPKPRKQYIKQIENVFASLSLLLRTAVSHEMKESVFRDEKNTLESSIKALADKYALFEEEQKQLKRAKYSQTRQMVVYKNLLSSLQKGFEVLEAVERHYFQADRSEETDALFDSHLEQLIKYHQLILLKFEDKLKPNTNESEPLGDENDGFLNSTILGYNAEKIGQLRLYVVAAAIYDYGYQLERLDKVADQINRISTEEKETDREA, encoded by the coding sequence TTGGCTTTTGGAGCTCGCATATTTAAAACAGGAATGGCAGTTACGCTTGCCTTGTATTTAGCCGAACTGCTACATTTCCCATCTTCTGTGGGCGCTGCGATCGCAGCAATTTTCGCTATGCAGCCATCTATTTATCGCTCTTGGCGTTATTTTCTTGATCAGCTCACGACGACCACAATGGGTGCGGTACTTGCCCTTCTGGGAGGAATGCTGTTATCCAATAGTCCAATTGCGGTTGGGTTGGTCTGTATTCTTGTCATTATGATCAGTATGAAAATTAACCGAGCGGATACAATTAGCCTGACACTAGTGACTGTTATTACAGTGATGGAGGCTTCTGGTGAATGGCAGTTCGCACTGGATCGTTTCTTATTAACATTGACAGGGATTGTTTCTGCATTTCTAATCAATATTATAGTAGTTCCTCCGAAACCACGGAAACAATACATCAAGCAAATTGAGAACGTCTTTGCCAGCCTCTCCTTGCTGCTAAGAACAGCTGTTTCTCATGAGATGAAGGAAAGTGTGTTCCGTGACGAAAAAAATACCCTAGAGTCATCCATTAAAGCTTTAGCAGATAAGTATGCTTTGTTTGAGGAGGAGCAGAAACAGTTAAAGCGGGCGAAGTACAGCCAGACTAGACAAATGGTTGTCTATAAGAACCTGTTATCTTCTTTACAGAAAGGCTTTGAGGTCCTCGAGGCTGTGGAGCGCCATTATTTTCAAGCGGATCGAAGCGAAGAGACAGATGCACTGTTTGACAGTCATTTGGAGCAGTTAATCAAATATCATCAACTGATCTTGTTGAAATTTGAAGATAAACTAAAACCGAACACCAATGAATCGGAGCCCTTGGGAGACGAGAATGATGGATTTTTGAATTCAACGATCCTGGGGTATAATGCGGAGAAAATAGGTCAGCTACGTTTATATGTTGTAGCCGCAGCGATTTACGATTATGGATATCAATTAGAAAGACTGGATAAAGTAGCAGATCAGATCAATCGTATATCGACTGAGGAAAAAGAAACAGATCGTGAAGCATGA
- a CDS encoding phosphatase PAP2 family protein, with protein MLYYQNWSRGFRYFIGFFACFVAIAVLVHMNKVSSFDNYIIQFVQSAESPGMTTFAKGLSLIGSSKVAIGISISTMALLYFLLKHRLELILFLWVGLGSQLLNTLMKLWFQRERPNFHRIVEEIGYSFPSGHSMAAFSLYGVIAYLLWRHLPRSSERILLIIFTVFMTVGIGWSRIYLGVHYPSDVIGGFAASGAWLMLSICLFEAYKKRISS; from the coding sequence ATGCTTTATTATCAGAACTGGTCTAGAGGTTTTCGGTATTTTATAGGTTTTTTTGCTTGTTTCGTCGCTATCGCGGTACTAGTTCATATGAATAAGGTATCATCATTTGATAACTATATTATCCAATTCGTTCAATCCGCTGAATCACCTGGGATGACGACGTTCGCCAAAGGCTTATCTCTGATTGGTTCCTCCAAGGTAGCAATTGGAATATCTATCAGTACGATGGCTCTGCTCTATTTTCTACTGAAACATCGGCTTGAGCTAATTCTGTTCCTATGGGTTGGATTAGGCTCACAGCTATTGAATACGCTTATGAAGTTATGGTTTCAAAGAGAGCGTCCAAATTTCCATCGGATTGTCGAAGAGATTGGTTATAGTTTCCCCAGTGGACATTCTATGGCAGCCTTCTCTTTGTATGGGGTAATTGCCTATTTACTGTGGCGTCATCTGCCGCGAAGCAGTGAAAGAATCCTGTTAATTATATTTACAGTATTCATGACTGTGGGCATTGGCTGGAGTCGTATTTATCTAGGTGTCCATTATCCTAGTGATGTTATTGGTGGTTTTGCTGCAAGTGGCGCGTGGCTGATGTTATCTATCTGTCTATTTGAAGCCTATAAAAAACGGATATCCTCATAA
- the hfq gene encoding RNA chaperone Hfq: MESLKLQERLLNQFISTKVPVTIFTTNGVKMQGFVTSYDAFTITLQGQGDGRQNVLFKSAVSTIVPLKPVSLK; this comes from the coding sequence GTGGAGAGTCTAAAATTGCAGGAACGTTTGTTGAACCAGTTTATTTCCACAAAGGTGCCCGTAACGATTTTTACAACGAATGGTGTGAAAATGCAAGGCTTCGTAACCTCGTATGATGCTTTCACAATCACTTTACAGGGTCAAGGAGATGGCAGACAAAATGTGCTTTTCAAATCTGCAGTATCCACTATTGTACCTCTTAAGCCCGTCTCACTCAAATAA
- a CDS encoding lactonase family protein — protein sequence MKKQTKLLLFTGSYASAAESGVQVFEFDGEAGGTLKLIDSVQGLTNPTFVNVDATALRLYAIGEKPNGEGGKEGEVVTFAIDSKSGKLSELNRIASMPASGSRQTTTCHISRDLNDEYVVVCSYHGGSVGLISLNEEKVADQLTDVAIHSGHGQHPERQDRPHPHSAIFSPDGQYVFVSDLGLDIIRSYRINRDLSKLEAHGETALHPGAGPRHFTFHPDGKSAYVINEVDSTITSFTYDSATGTLHTVDTVSTLPEDFKEENTCAEIATSIDGKYLYASNRGADTIAVFAIDNATAKLTLIEYVSTRGGHPRHFALTPDGAYLIVANRDANNLVVFSIELDSGRLVFTGNTAEVSKPVCVKPVTFPV from the coding sequence ATGAAAAAGCAGACTAAGTTATTGCTGTTTACGGGTTCCTATGCAAGTGCCGCAGAAAGTGGAGTGCAGGTATTTGAATTCGATGGCGAAGCAGGAGGTACGTTAAAGTTAATCGACTCTGTGCAGGGCTTAACCAACCCTACCTTTGTAAATGTGGATGCTACAGCTCTGCGTTTATATGCCATAGGAGAAAAGCCAAATGGTGAGGGTGGAAAAGAAGGTGAAGTAGTTACCTTTGCTATCGATTCCAAGAGTGGTAAATTGAGTGAATTGAACCGAATAGCCTCAATGCCTGCTTCAGGTAGTCGTCAAACGACCACATGCCATATTTCTAGAGACCTGAACGATGAATACGTTGTTGTATGTAGTTATCATGGTGGCAGTGTAGGCTTGATATCATTAAATGAAGAAAAAGTCGCTGATCAGCTAACGGATGTAGCGATTCATTCCGGCCACGGTCAACATCCTGAGCGTCAGGATCGCCCGCATCCTCACTCGGCTATTTTCAGTCCGGACGGGCAGTATGTGTTTGTTTCTGATCTTGGGCTTGATATCATTCGGTCATACAGAATTAACAGAGACTTGAGCAAACTGGAGGCTCACGGTGAGACTGCGCTTCATCCAGGAGCGGGACCTCGTCATTTCACTTTTCATCCAGACGGAAAGTCTGCTTATGTAATTAACGAGGTGGATTCCACGATAACATCGTTTACATATGACAGTGCTACAGGTACTCTTCACACTGTAGATACAGTTTCGACTTTGCCTGAAGATTTTAAGGAAGAGAATACTTGTGCCGAAATTGCTACTTCAATAGATGGAAAATATCTTTACGCTTCTAACCGGGGTGCTGATACTATCGCAGTGTTTGCGATAGATAACGCTACAGCTAAGCTTACATTAATTGAATATGTATCTACTCGCGGAGGGCATCCACGACACTTCGCTTTAACTCCGGATGGGGCTTATCTTATTGTCGCGAATCGTGATGCTAATAACCTGGTTGTGTTCTCTATTGAACTGGACAGTGGTCGTCTCGTATTTACTGGAAATACGGCAGAGGTATCTAAGCCGGTATGTGTGAAGCCTGTGACTTTCCCTGTATAA
- a CDS encoding peptidylprolyl isomerase yields MDKKDLNGNENLENNGTTEEELNTSENINEVNEVEVLAAEEPVNTTKEESIPVMNKVGSNNNTTPPAPPVSPKGNKGWMIASVVLAAALIIVLIKPPFQKDDSSTAVATVNGTNITKQQLYDKLIEAGGESTLQAMITTELVDQEAKKANVTVTDEDINAELEELKAQFGGEAAFNAALQQSSMTVDDLKKQMPLQVKLRKILEPQVTVTDQEIKDYYEANKATFNVEEQVRASHILVETKEEADAILKQLKDGADFAELAKEKSSDTGSKANGGDLDFFKRGDMVAEFSDVAFKLKVGETSDAVKSDYGYHIIKVTDHKDAKNYTMEEKKDEIKKTLVSQKVSTLSTTWLSDTTAKAKITNSLTDAKKDATASPEPSASAEAGTESSK; encoded by the coding sequence ATGGACAAAAAAGATCTGAATGGAAATGAGAACTTAGAAAACAACGGTACTACGGAAGAAGAGTTGAACACTTCCGAGAATATCAATGAAGTAAATGAAGTGGAGGTCTTAGCTGCTGAAGAACCTGTGAATACAACAAAAGAAGAAAGTATTCCAGTAATGAACAAAGTCGGCAGTAACAACAATACGACCCCACCTGCTCCACCAGTTTCTCCTAAAGGTAACAAAGGCTGGATGATTGCTTCTGTAGTTCTAGCAGCGGCACTCATCATTGTACTGATTAAGCCTCCATTCCAAAAGGACGACAGCAGCACAGCAGTTGCTACTGTTAACGGAACTAACATTACTAAACAACAACTTTACGATAAATTGATCGAAGCAGGCGGAGAAAGCACGCTGCAAGCTATGATTACTACAGAACTCGTTGACCAAGAAGCTAAAAAAGCCAATGTAACTGTTACTGACGAAGACATCAATGCTGAATTAGAAGAACTTAAAGCACAATTCGGCGGAGAAGCTGCATTTAATGCTGCATTGCAACAAAGCTCAATGACTGTTGATGACTTGAAGAAGCAAATGCCACTGCAAGTAAAACTGCGTAAGATTCTTGAGCCGCAAGTAACTGTAACTGACCAAGAAATCAAAGACTACTATGAAGCAAATAAAGCTACTTTCAATGTAGAAGAACAAGTTCGCGCTTCCCACATTCTCGTTGAGACTAAAGAAGAAGCAGATGCAATTCTGAAGCAATTGAAGGACGGAGCAGATTTCGCTGAACTAGCTAAAGAAAAATCTTCGGATACTGGCTCCAAGGCTAATGGCGGAGATCTAGACTTCTTCAAACGTGGAGATATGGTAGCTGAATTCTCCGATGTTGCCTTTAAGCTTAAGGTTGGAGAAACAAGTGATGCTGTGAAATCCGATTACGGGTACCACATCATTAAAGTAACCGACCATAAAGACGCTAAGAACTACACCATGGAAGAAAAGAAAGATGAGATCAAAAAGACCCTTGTGTCTCAAAAGGTTTCCACTCTTTCCACCACTTGGTTGTCAGATACAACTGCAAAAGCAAAAATCACAAATTCACTTACGGATGCCAAAAAAGATGCGACAGCTTCTCCTGAGCCATCTGCAAGCGCTGAAGCAGGAACTGAATCCTCTAAATAA
- a CDS encoding DUF2188 domain-containing protein, producing MPWDKENYPESLKNFTAPVRYKAIDIANALLKDGYEEGRAISIATAQAKEWGENHDKQIRKKGQ from the coding sequence ATGCCATGGGACAAAGAGAATTATCCAGAATCATTGAAGAACTTCACAGCACCTGTTCGCTATAAGGCGATCGATATAGCGAATGCGCTCCTCAAAGATGGTTATGAGGAGGGGCGGGCGATTTCAATTGCAACGGCGCAGGCGAAAGAGTGGGGGGAGAATCACGATAAACAAATTAGAAAAAAAGGCCAATGA
- a CDS encoding nitroreductase family protein: MSNNFFEAVKGRRSIYAISKESTVTDAQIIEIVEQAVLHSPTSFNSQSSRAVVLLGEQHDKLWDITTETLRKVVPAEQFEGTAQKLASFKAGYGSVLFFEDQAVVKNLQENFALYAENFPVWANQSSGILQFVVWTALSEVGLGASLQHYNPLIDDEVKEAWGIPQEWKLIAQLPFGKTVTPAGEKQFQPVEDRVKVFK, from the coding sequence ATGTCTAACAATTTTTTTGAAGCAGTAAAAGGAAGACGTTCCATATATGCCATCAGTAAAGAATCCACTGTTACGGATGCTCAAATTATTGAAATCGTTGAACAAGCGGTGTTACATAGCCCAACTTCATTCAACTCCCAAAGCTCCAGAGCCGTTGTACTTTTAGGTGAACAGCATGATAAATTATGGGATATTACTACAGAAACTTTGCGCAAAGTCGTTCCAGCTGAACAATTTGAAGGAACAGCGCAAAAATTAGCATCTTTTAAAGCAGGTTACGGTTCCGTATTATTCTTTGAAGACCAAGCTGTAGTGAAGAACCTTCAAGAGAACTTCGCATTGTATGCAGAGAACTTCCCAGTTTGGGCTAACCAATCTTCAGGAATTCTGCAATTCGTAGTATGGACTGCACTTTCTGAAGTAGGTTTAGGCGCATCCCTGCAGCATTATAACCCGTTGATTGATGACGAAGTGAAAGAAGCTTGGGGCATTCCGCAAGAATGGAAACTGATTGCACAATTGCCATTTGGTAAGACTGTAACTCCAGCAGGTGAGAAACAATTCCAACCGGTTGAAGATCGCGTTAAGGTCTTTAAATAA